The Natrinema pellirubrum DSM 15624 region GCTGTACGCGACGCCCGGCTACATCGGGATCGACATCTGGACCCATCGCGAGTTCGTCGAGGCAATCCTCACGGAGGAGTCACTGAGTGCGATCTCCCACGACAAACACTACGGATCGCCGTTTTACCACCTGCTGGTCGCCGCCTCGTCGTTGCTGTACGACGTTCCGATCCGCGCCGCGTTGTACCTCTCCGTCGGCCTCGTGATGCCGCTCTCGGTCCTGCTCGTCTACGCGACGACGAACTTGCTCGTCACACAGCGGTGGGCGGTACTGGCGACGGCGCTCTACGCGTTCGCGAGTCACGTCGTGCGGTGGGGGACACATCACATTCCCACGAGTCTGGGGCTCGTCTTCTTCCTCGCGATGTTGTACGCGCTGCTCAGGGTGATGCGGATCGAGTACTCGATCCGGGACTTCTCGTTGCTGTTACTGCTGAGCGTCGCCGTCATCCTCACACACCAGGTATCGACGTTCATCATGCTCGTCTTGCTGCTGGCGGCGTTTCTCGCCCAGGTGGTGTTCGTCGTCGGCCCGTTCGGGCTCACGCGCCTCGATACGAGCGTGTTCCGAACGAAAAAGCCGGTCAACCTCGTCGGGCTCGTCGTCTTCAACCTCGGGCTGACGATCTTCGTGTGGTCGCTGACACCGTACCGGCAGGAGTCGTTTCTAGCGACCGTGTTGAGCTACTTCACGCAGACGCTCAAGGAGAGCGCCGGCTTTCTCAACACCGCAGGCGAATCCTCGTCCGATAGCAGCGAGGCGGGGACCGAGGCCGCACAGACACTGCTGGACCAGATCGTCCCCTACGTGGACGTCCTGGGCTTTCTGTTCCTGCTCGGTGTGACGTTCGTCGGGTGTCTGTACGTCGTCCACAGGCGCCGCGCCGAACAATCGGTGTTTACCCTCCTGCTGGCGGCGGCGTTCATGTTGGTGTTCGTCCTCGGATTACCGATGTTCGGCGTCCGGACGTTCATCCCGACCCGCTGGTTCGCGTTCCTCTACGCGCCGATGGCCATTCTCGGCGCGATCGGGTTGCAGACGCTGCGCGGGAACCTGTCGCCGTCGCTCGCCACCGCCGTCCTGTTGGTCGTCGTTCTCGCCTATCCGGGTGCGATGTTTCTCGCCCCGGAAAGCAACGCCGACGATCCGGTGTTTTCCGACCACCACGAGCGCCTCGCATACGACGAGTCGGAACTCGCCGCGGCCGAGTCGATCGCCGAACTGACCGGCTCGCCAGAGGGCGACGAGATCCGGCCGGATCAGCAACTCCACACCGACCACCCGTATCAGACGCTGTTCAAACGGACCGGCGCGTATCCGTCGACGACGACCGCGACGGTCCCCGAAGGCGGTAGTGCGGACCACGACTACACGGTCTATCGATCGGCCCAGTCGACCGATGCCACGTATGTCACGGACTCGGACGAGAACGCACGGATTGCGGACCTCTCACGGACACAACTCTGCCGGCCGGAGCAAGCGACGGTCTACACGAACGGCGACGTGACGATGTGTACGCCGTCCCCGGCAGCGAGCTAATCGTCTTCCCCTGTCATTGGGCCGGTGTCCTCGACGATATCAGATCGCGCTCGAGCCGCGGATTCGACGACGAGCGAAATAGTGCTTCTGCCGTCGCGTTTCGTCGGTGGTAGTTCGGTCGCTGAGCGACCGATCGCGGCCCATCCGTTGCCCGGCGGATCGAGAACAGTGACAGTTCGAGACCGAGCCGCCGGTCACCCCGTCGCGACGACGAGTCGATCGGTACCGTTATCGACGTCGACTCGATCGCTCTCGCTCCGGTCGGTCTCCATCGAACGACCGCGAGAACGGACACAGTAGCACACAGCGCGACTCGAGTCACACGGTGGAGGAAGACACTCTTCTGCGGCAGCCAACCCGGTCAGCGAGCCCGACGGGCGCGCAGTAGTCGCCACATGTCAGCCGCGACCGGCGCGCCGTCGGCGACCCATAGCGAGAACACCGCAAGCCCAAGTAGTAGCTGAAACAGGACCTGCAGCGTCATGCCGCCGGCGAGAAGCAGGCTCACGTACCGGCCGACGTACAGACCGAGATGGTCGAGAAACCCCCCGTGAGCGGTCGCTGGCGGTGACGCGAGCGGCCAGAGGACGGTCCGGGGATCGACCGCCCCATCTCTGAGCAGTTGGCTGAGCAGGTCCGCAAGCGGGTGAGAGAGATACGCGATCGAGAACGCACCCGCAAGCGTTCGACGGCCCCACCGGGCGGCCACCGCGTACGCACCGAGACAGACGAGCGGCGCGACGAAGATCGAGTGACCGACGGAGTAGCCGGCGTCCGTGAGTCCGACCGTCCAGGCGAGGGGTTTGTCGAGCAGATCCGGGAACTGTGAGCCAACGGCGACGGCGAGTACCCCGCACGCCGAGGGCGGCTCTCGAGCGATCGTATTCGTGGCTAGCGAGTAGAGAACGTACGCGACCGCGAGGTGTTCCCACGGCCACATCTATGTCACCTCGATCGGCAGGTGAATCGCACGATAGGCGTTCTCCGTCGTCGGCTCCGCCGGCGGTTCGCCCACGTAGAGCAACAGCGTTACCCGTAGGTTGTCGCCCCGCATCGACGGCGTGATCGCGAGGGTCTGTCCGTGGGAGTCGCCGGCGGCGACCGTCGCAGTCCGCCTGTCTACTTCGGTCGATTCGCGGACGGTCGTCGCGTTCTCCTCGTAACTCACCCGCTGGAGCAACGCCACAGTCGTGTAGGTCCGTTCTTCGTGTTCCCGGTTCGTGATCGTCGCCTGCAGTTCCTGTGGCTCGCCCGCAGTATAGGTCGACTCGTACATCGTGTCGGTCTCGCCGGTGACGTTCTCGGTTTCGACCGAAAACTCCGTGAACCCGTCGTGTTGTGGCGGATTCGCGAGGGCGAATCCCCCGCTCGCGAGCAACAGGACGAGCCCGATCACGATCGCCAGGTTGTACGGTCGACGGCTGGTCCGCTCGTACGGACTCGGCCGTCCGCGATCGAAGAACGGGGAGACCGGCGAAATCGACGGCACGAACCGTCGATCGGCCGGACAGCGGTAGCGAGAGACGATCGCGAGGAGCGCGAGGACGACGGTGAGTATGGAGAGTCCGAGGAGGATCGGTTTCAGCGCCACACCCCTAGGGGTTACGGTCGCGAAAAGGGCAATCGCGGGAACGAGGGCAACGCTAAAGACGACTGATAGGATCGTCCGCTCGATCGCCTCGAGCCCGCCACTGACCAGCAACGGATTCCCGAGTCCCGTCTTCTCGTCGTCGAAGGATTGGTACTCGTCGTTCGGTTCGTCCGGAAAGAGTGCGGAGACGAGCGCATACCCGGGTAGAAAGAGGACGAGGGGAATCGTCAAGACGATTCGTTCGATGCCGGAGAGACCCGAAATGATCCCGAACATGAGCCCGCCAGTGACTGCGATGACGACCGCGAGATCGAAAAACCACCAGTCGGTGTCGCTCATTTCCTCGTCACTAGCGGGTGGTGATGGTTTATTATCGCCAGAATAAGCCCGCCCCATCGGGTCAGATCGGTACCGAACCATAACGAAGCCGATAGTGAATAGCCGCCCACTCACAACAGTGGATTCCGTGAACGTCACGCGGTCATGAACGGTCCAAAACTCGCTATAAGATTCCGAACGATGTATCCTCAGTAGGCGTGAAATAAATGCCCTATTGGATATCTCGTATCGTGGTTTTCAACCCCTATAATCACCAGTATCGGGGTTTTAAAAATATAGAAAAGACAGATAGAATCCCATGGAAATACATAAAATCAGTAATTCTCGGATACACGGTTTCTATGCTTTATTACCTCCCTCTGACTACGGAAGACTGGCGAAATGAAAGCGAAACATATCAGCTCCGAAGAGAAAAGTGGGCAGGGGACGACCGACGACGCTCAGGACCCGGCTGACGAAGCTGATAACCCCTCCGAGGAGCCACCGTTTTCGAAAGACGAAATCTTCCATCTCCTCCAGAACGAACGCCGGCGCATGGTTCTCCGGTATCTCCGGGGCACCAACGGGCCCGTACGCATGCGAGACGTCGCAGAACAGGTCGCCGCGTGGGAACACGATACTACCGTCGACGGACTCACGTCTACCCAACGCCAGCGCGTCTACATTCCGCTGTACCAGTCCCATCTCTCGAAACTCGATAACGCGGGCCTGATCGAGTATCAGAAGAACCGCGGGATCGTCGAACGAAAGCCCCTCGCCGATCGCGTCGACACGTTCCTCGAGCTGGATCCGTCCGAGGACTCGCCCGACGAGACAGACGTTGAGAGTCCCGAGTGGCAGGATTCCTATATCTTCGCGACGGTCGTCTCCTACGCGATCCTCCTCGGTGCAGTGATGGAGATGCCGTTCACTTCGCTTCTCTCAGGGATCGGCTTGAGCGCACTCATCCTGTCGCTGTTCACCGTGCTTACGATCCGCCGGCTCGTCAACTGACGGCGGCTGCCGTCACACTGCCGAGGGAGAACAACCGGCGCACGGTCTGCGGTTCGATCTGTGCGCTCGTCACAACCACACCGAACGCGAGTACGACGAGCAGTACACCGATGGAGATCGCGACGAGTACGGTCGGCGAAACCGAGTGAGTCCCGTCGACGGGCGTCGCCGAGCGCTCGACCAGTCCCTGTGTTTCGTCGAACTCGATGGCTCCCGATGCATCCAGTGCCGGCAGCCGGTCCTCGTAGAGGCGCTCGTGGACGGCCGCCCACGTTTCGATCGGCGGGTCGGCTGGTTCGACCAACGCGTCGGTAATTTCGTCGACGGTGGCGGGCATGACCATCTCGTCGAGGACGGTCACGAGAGCGGCGTTTGACTCCGGAAGGAACTCCCCCACCCGAGTATCGGTGTCGTCTCCCGCCAAGAAATCGCAGCCCGGGGCATAGACCGTCGTCGACCCGGCATCAGGATCGGACTCCTCGGACCGCTCTTCAGCGGAATCCGCCGACGAAGAGCGCAACCAAGATGGCGTCAGACGCATATTCCAGGCTAACTCCCCGTGGTATATAAGGTTTCTCACGGTTTATTTCCCGTAAACTGAATAGGTGGCTGTTAGGCGCTGTTCACGGGAGTTCGCCGCGGCCGCACATATCGGATAATAGAACTGTCGCCGCTGTGGCTCTCTGGTTATGCGACCGCTGGATCCGGGGGTCGAAGCCAGGAGCGCAGTCGCATTGCTCCCTCCGGCCGGAACTCGAGCCACCCGCGGAGGTCGATGACCCTGAGCTTGTGGCGGGTCGGGAGGCTGTGGACGTGCGGTAGGTCGCCCAGATGCCGCTGATCGAAGTCGTGTCGTTCGAAGAGTGCCTCCCGGTCCGGCCAGGGAGGTTCGAACGACGAGAGAAACGGGGTCTTCCGGCGGACGAAGCCTTCGATCTCGTTGAAAAGCGTCGTCTCGTGTGGGCGGTCTGGGGGTCTGTGTCGCAAGATGTCGTCGTCGATCCGTTCACACGCCCGGAGGAACGTCTCCGTCGTTCGGCGTTCCGGCGGGGTCCGGAGATGCCAGTCGATCAGGTCCCGATCGGCCGCCAGAAACGACGTCAGGAAGTTGTCGGAGAGGTGATTGTGAAACGGCATCGATGGCTGATTGGCGATTCCACAGCAGGTCAGTGCGTTCTGTATCCGGTCCGCACGCGACCGTCTCGAGTCGAACTCGTCGCGGATCGCCCCTCGGACGAACGCGTCCGGATCGACGGCGAACGAGGTCCGCTCGGCGAGATCGAGGCTGGTTTCGCGGCTGTATCCGAACTTCTCGAGCAAGGCATCGACGGGGTCCGGGTCGGACTCGAGGCGACCGGTCGGAACCCGCTTGCCGAGGACGTCGACGGTGTTCTCGGCGGTAAAGTGACCCCGGAAGAACGTATCACAGAGGAGGCCGTGATACATCGTGTCGACATCGATCTCGTCGGTGTAGCCCGCGTGATGGATGTGCAACGACTCCTTGATGCCCTGTGAGTACCGGCGCTT contains the following coding sequences:
- a CDS encoding DUF7344 domain-containing protein — protein: MKAKHISSEEKSGQGTTDDAQDPADEADNPSEEPPFSKDEIFHLLQNERRRMVLRYLRGTNGPVRMRDVAEQVAAWEHDTTVDGLTSTQRQRVYIPLYQSHLSKLDNAGLIEYQKNRGIVERKPLADRVDTFLELDPSEDSPDETDVESPEWQDSYIFATVVSYAILLGAVMEMPFTSLLSGIGLSALILSLFTVLTIRRLVN
- a CDS encoding glycosyltransferase family protein, producing MTYSSLSELRPLRLDTVAAIVGLVLALVLFPLRFLASQIYIQTVPIVLGTACALYLLSLYQRDDARDVPTLPSPVTMALPGIVFAGLAALVLLTVVQGARTPLFFGAASVVGTLVVAQIVFASDRDFHSGLLLLQIVCFAVVFRFTALYATPGYIGIDIWTHREFVEAILTEESLSAISHDKHYGSPFYHLLVAASSLLYDVPIRAALYLSVGLVMPLSVLLVYATTNLLVTQRWAVLATALYAFASHVVRWGTHHIPTSLGLVFFLAMLYALLRVMRIEYSIRDFSLLLLLSVAVILTHQVSTFIMLVLLLAAFLAQVVFVVGPFGLTRLDTSVFRTKKPVNLVGLVVFNLGLTIFVWSLTPYRQESFLATVLSYFTQTLKESAGFLNTAGESSSDSSEAGTEAAQTLLDQIVPYVDVLGFLFLLGVTFVGCLYVVHRRRAEQSVFTLLLAAAFMLVFVLGLPMFGVRTFIPTRWFAFLYAPMAILGAIGLQTLRGNLSPSLATAVLLVVVLAYPGAMFLAPESNADDPVFSDHHERLAYDESELAAAESIAELTGSPEGDEIRPDQQLHTDHPYQTLFKRTGAYPSTTTATVPEGGSADHDYTVYRSAQSTDATYVTDSDENARIADLSRTQLCRPEQATVYTNGDVTMCTPSPAAS
- a CDS encoding metal-dependent hydrolase, giving the protein MWPWEHLAVAYVLYSLATNTIAREPPSACGVLAVAVGSQFPDLLDKPLAWTVGLTDAGYSVGHSIFVAPLVCLGAYAVAARWGRRTLAGAFSIAYLSHPLADLLSQLLRDGAVDPRTVLWPLASPPATAHGGFLDHLGLYVGRYVSLLLAGGMTLQVLFQLLLGLAVFSLWVADGAPVAADMWRLLRARRAR
- a CDS encoding DUF1616 domain-containing protein yields the protein MSDTDWWFFDLAVVIAVTGGLMFGIISGLSGIERIVLTIPLVLFLPGYALVSALFPDEPNDEYQSFDDEKTGLGNPLLVSGGLEAIERTILSVVFSVALVPAIALFATVTPRGVALKPILLGLSILTVVLALLAIVSRYRCPADRRFVPSISPVSPFFDRGRPSPYERTSRRPYNLAIVIGLVLLLASGGFALANPPQHDGFTEFSVETENVTGETDTMYESTYTAGEPQELQATITNREHEERTYTTVALLQRVSYEENATTVRESTEVDRRTATVAAGDSHGQTLAITPSMRGDNLRVTLLLYVGEPPAEPTTENAYRAIHLPIEVT